The following coding sequences are from one Ovis canadensis isolate MfBH-ARS-UI-01 breed Bighorn chromosome 7, ARS-UI_OviCan_v2, whole genome shotgun sequence window:
- the SEMA6D gene encoding semaphorin-6D isoform X11, with protein sequence MRFFLLCAYMLLLLISRLRAVSFPEDDEPLNTVDYHYSRQYPVFRGRPSGNESQHRLDFQLMLKIRDTLYIAGRDQVYTVNLNEIPKTEVIPNKKLTWRSRQQDRENCAMKGKHKDECHNFIKVFVPRNDEMVFVCGTNAFNPMCRYYKLNTLEYDGEEISGLARCPFDARQTNVALFADGKLYSATVADFLASDAVIYRSMGDGSALRTIKYDSKWIKEPHFLHAIEYGNYVYFFFREIAVEHNNLGKAVYSRVARICKNDMGGSQRVLEKHWTSFLKARLNCSVPGDSFFYFDVLQSITDIIQINGIPTVVGVFTTQLNSIPGSAVCAFSMDDIEKVFKGRFKEQKTPDSVWTAVPEDKVPKPRPGCCAKHGLAEAYKTSIDFPDETLSFIKSHPLMDSAVPPIADEPWFTKTRIRYRLTAIAVDHSAGPHQNYTVIFVGSEAGVVLKVLAKTSPFSLNDSVLLEEIEAYNHAKCNAENEEDRKVISLQLDKDHHALYVAFSSCVIRIPLSRCERYGSCKKSCIASRDPYCGWLSQGACGRVSPAMLAGGFEQDTEYGNTAHLGDCHGVRWEVQSGESNQMVHMNVLITCVFAAFVLGAFIAGVAVYCYRDMFVRKNRKIHKDAESAQSCTDSSGSFAKLNGLFDSPVKEYQQNIDSPKLYSNLLTSRKELPPNGDTKSMVMDHRGQPPELAALPTPESTPVLHQKTLQAMKSHSEKAHGHGASRKETPQFFPSSPPPHSPLSHGHIPSAIVLPNATHDYNTSFSNSNAHKAEKKLQNIDHPLTKSSSKRDHRRSVDSRNTLNDLLKHLNDPNSNPKAIMGDIQMAHQTLMLDPVGPMSEVPPKVPNREASLYSPPSTLPRNSPTKRVDVPTTPGVPMTSLERQRGYHKNSSQRHSISAMPKNLSSPNGVLLSRQPSMNRGGYMPTPAGAKVDYIQGAPVSVHLQPSLSRQSSYTSNGTLPRTGLKRTPSLKPDVPPKPSFVPQTTSVRPLNKYTY encoded by the exons ATGAGGTTCTTCCTGCTCTGTGcctacatgctgctgctactgattTCCCGGTTGAGGGCAGTCAGCTTTCCTGAAGATGATGAGCCCCTTAATACTGTTGACTATCACT ATTCAAGGCAATATCCGGTTTTTAGAGGACGCCCTTCAggcaatgaatcacagcacaggcTGGACTTTCAGCTGATGTTGAAAATTCGAGACACACTTTATATTGCTGGCAG GGATCAAGTTTATACAGTAAACTTAAATGAAATCCCCAAAACAGAAGTCATACCAAACAAG AAACTCACATGGCGGTCAAGACAACAGGATCGAGAAAACTGTGCTATGAAAGGCAAGCATAAA GATGAATGCCACAACTTTATTAAAGTATTTGTTCCAAGAAACGATGAGATGGTTTTTGTTTGTGGCACCAATGCGTTTAATCCCATGTGTAGATACTATAAG ttgAATACCTTAGAGTATGATGGAGAAGAAATTAGTGGCCTGGCAAGATGCCCATTTGATGCCAGACAAACTAATGTTGCCCTTTTTGCTG ATGGGAAGCTGTATTCTGCCACAGTGGCTGACTTCTTGGCCAGTGATGCTGTTATTTATCGAAGCATGGGTGATGGATCTGCTCTTCGTACAATAAAATATGATTCCAAATGGATCAAAG AGCCACACTTTCTGCATGCCATAGAATATGGAAACTACGTCTACTTCTTCTTTCGAGAAATTGCTGTAGAACATAATAACTTAGGCAAG GCTGTCTATTCCCGTGTGGCCCGCATATGTAAAAACGACATGGGTGGCTCCCAGCGGGTCCTGGAGAAACACTGGACTTCGTTTCTGAAGGCTCGGCTCAACTGTTCTGTCCCTGGAGATTCCTTTTTCTACTTTGATGTTCTGCAGTCTATTACGGACATAATACAAATCAATGGCATTCCCACGGTGGTAGGGGTGTTTACCACACAGCTCAACAG CATTCCTGGTTCTGCAGTCTGTGCGTTTAGCATGGATGACATTGAAAAAGTATTCAAAGGACGGtttaaagaacagaaaactcCAGATTCTGTTTGGACAGCGGTCCCTGAAGACAAAGTACCAAAGCCAAG GCCTGGCTGTTGTGCAAAGCATGGTCTTGCCGAAGCTTATAAAACCTCCATCGATTTCCCTGATGAAACCCTGTCATTCATCAAATCCCACCCCCTGATGGACTCAGCCGTCCCACCCATTGCTGACGAGCCCTGGTTCACAAAGACTCGGATCAG GTACAGACTGACAGCCATCGCTGTCGACCATTCTGCCGGACCCCACCAGAACTACACAGTCATCTTTGTTGGCTCAGAAGCTGGCGTGGTGCTTAAAGTTTTGGCGAAGACCAGCCCTTTCTCTTTGAATGACAGCGTATTACTGGAAGAGATTGAAGCGTACAACCATGCAAA GTGCAATGCTGAAAATGAGGAGGACAGAAAGGTCATCTCATTACAGTTGGATAAAGACCATCATGCTTTATATGTGGCATTCTCCAGCTGCGTCATCCGCATCCCCCTCAGTCGCTGTGAGCGTTATGGATCATGTAAAAA GTCTTGCATTGCATCTCGAGACCCATACTGTGGCTGGTTAAGCCAAGGGGCCTGTGGCCGAGTGAGCCCAGCGATGCT CGCTGGAGGATTTGAGCAAGACACAGAATATGGCAACACGGCCCATCTAGGGGACTGCCACG GTGTACGATGGGAAGTCCAGTCTGGAGAGTCCAACCAGATGGTCCACATGAATGTCCTCATCACCTGTGTCTTTGCAGCTTTTGTCTTGGGTGCGTTCATTGCAGGTGTGGCAGTCTACTGTTACCGTGACATGTTTGTTCGGAAAAACAGAAAGATCCATAAAGATGCAGAATCTGCCCAGTCATGCACAGACTCCAGTGGAAGTTTTGCCAAGCTGAATGGTCTCTTTGACAGCCCTGTCAAGGAATATCAACAAAATATCGATTCTCCCAAATTATATAGTAACCTGCTGACCAGTCGGAAAGAGCTGCCACCCAATGGAGATACAAAATCCATGGTCATGGACCATCGAGGCCAACCTCCTGAGTTGGCTGCTCTCCCCACTCCTGAGTCTACACCTGTGCTTCACCAGAAGACCCTGCAGGCCATGAAGAGCCACTCAGAAAAGGCCCATGGCCATGGAGCTTCCAGGAAAGAAACCCCCCAGTTTTTTCCTTCGAGTCCTCCACCCCATTCCCCACTAAGTCACGGGCATATCCCCAGTGCCATTGTTCTTCCTAATGCTACCCATGACTACAACACTTCTTTCTCAAACTCCAATGCTCACAAAGCTGAAAAGAAGCTTCAAAACATTGACCACCCTCTTACAAAGTCATCCAGTAAAAGAGATCACCGGCGTTCTGTGGATTCCAGAAATACTCTCAATGATCTCCTGAAGCATCTAAATGACCCAAATAGTAACCCCAAAGCCATCATGGGAGACATCCAGATGGCCCACCAGACCCTAATGCTGGATCCCGTGGGACCTATGTCTGAGGTCCCGCCCAAGGTCCCTAACCGCGAGGCATCTCTCTACTCTCCTCCCTCGACTCTTCCCAGAAATAGCCCAACCAAGCGAGTGGATGTTCCCACCACTCCTGGAGTTCCGATGACTTCTTTGGAAAGACAGAGGGGTTATCATAAAAATTCCTCCCAGAGGCACTCTATATCGGCTATGCCTAAAAACTTAAGTTCACCAAATGGTGTTTTGTTATCTAGACAGCCTAGTATGAACCGTGGAGGGTACATGCCCACGCCTGCAGGGGCAAAGGTGGATTATATTCAGGGAGCACCAGTGAGTGTTCACCTACAGCCTTCCCTCTCCAGACAGAGCAGCTACACCAGTAATGGCACCCTTCCCCGGACGGGACTAAAGAGGACACCGTCCTTAAAACCGGACGTGCCACCAAAGCCTTCATTTGTTCCTCAAACCACCTCCGTCAGACCACTGAACAAATACACTTACTAG
- the SEMA6D gene encoding semaphorin-6D isoform X8: protein MRFFLLCAYMLLLLISRLRAVSFPEDDEPLNTVDYHYSRQYPVFRGRPSGNESQHRLDFQLMLKIRDTLYIAGRDQVYTVNLNEIPKTEVIPNKKLTWRSRQQDRENCAMKGKHKDECHNFIKVFVPRNDEMVFVCGTNAFNPMCRYYKLNTLEYDGEEISGLARCPFDARQTNVALFADGKLYSATVADFLASDAVIYRSMGDGSALRTIKYDSKWIKEPHFLHAIEYGNYVYFFFREIAVEHNNLGKAVYSRVARICKNDMGGSQRVLEKHWTSFLKARLNCSVPGDSFFYFDVLQSITDIIQINGIPTVVGVFTTQLNSIPGSAVCAFSMDDIEKVFKGRFKEQKTPDSVWTAVPEDKVPKPRPGCCAKHGLAEAYKTSIDFPDETLSFIKSHPLMDSAVPPIADEPWFTKTRIRYRLTAIAVDHSAGPHQNYTVIFVGSEAGVVLKVLAKTSPFSLNDSVLLEEIEAYNHAKCNAENEEDRKVISLQLDKDHHALYVAFSSCVIRIPLSRCERYGSCKKSCIASRDPYCGWLSQGACGRVSPAMLAGGFEQDTEYGNTAHLGDCHDMEVSSSSVTAMASIPEITPKVIDTWRPKLTSSRKFVVQDDPNTSDFTDPLSGVRWEVQSGESNQMVHMNVLITCVFAAFVLGAFIAGVAVYCYRDMFVRKNRKIHKDAESAQSCTDSSGSFAKLNGLFDSPVKEYQQNIDSPKLYSNLLTSRKELPPNGDTKSMVMDHRGQPPELAALPTPESTPVLHQKTLQAMKSHSEKAHGHGASRKETPQFFPSSPPPHSPLSHGHIPSAIVLPNATHDYNTSFSNSNAHKAEKKLQNIDHPLTKSSSKRDHRRSVDSRNTLNDLLKHLNDPNSNPKAIMGDIQMAHQTLMLDPVGPMSEVPPKVPNREASLYSPPSTLPRNSPTKRVDVPTTPGVPMTSLERQRGYHKNSSQRHSISAMPKNLSSPNGVLLSRQPSMNRGGYMPTPAGAKVDYIQGAPVSVHLQPSLSRQSSYTSNGTLPRTGLKRTPSLKPDVPPKPSFVPQTTSVRPLNKYTY from the exons ATGAGGTTCTTCCTGCTCTGTGcctacatgctgctgctactgattTCCCGGTTGAGGGCAGTCAGCTTTCCTGAAGATGATGAGCCCCTTAATACTGTTGACTATCACT ATTCAAGGCAATATCCGGTTTTTAGAGGACGCCCTTCAggcaatgaatcacagcacaggcTGGACTTTCAGCTGATGTTGAAAATTCGAGACACACTTTATATTGCTGGCAG GGATCAAGTTTATACAGTAAACTTAAATGAAATCCCCAAAACAGAAGTCATACCAAACAAG AAACTCACATGGCGGTCAAGACAACAGGATCGAGAAAACTGTGCTATGAAAGGCAAGCATAAA GATGAATGCCACAACTTTATTAAAGTATTTGTTCCAAGAAACGATGAGATGGTTTTTGTTTGTGGCACCAATGCGTTTAATCCCATGTGTAGATACTATAAG ttgAATACCTTAGAGTATGATGGAGAAGAAATTAGTGGCCTGGCAAGATGCCCATTTGATGCCAGACAAACTAATGTTGCCCTTTTTGCTG ATGGGAAGCTGTATTCTGCCACAGTGGCTGACTTCTTGGCCAGTGATGCTGTTATTTATCGAAGCATGGGTGATGGATCTGCTCTTCGTACAATAAAATATGATTCCAAATGGATCAAAG AGCCACACTTTCTGCATGCCATAGAATATGGAAACTACGTCTACTTCTTCTTTCGAGAAATTGCTGTAGAACATAATAACTTAGGCAAG GCTGTCTATTCCCGTGTGGCCCGCATATGTAAAAACGACATGGGTGGCTCCCAGCGGGTCCTGGAGAAACACTGGACTTCGTTTCTGAAGGCTCGGCTCAACTGTTCTGTCCCTGGAGATTCCTTTTTCTACTTTGATGTTCTGCAGTCTATTACGGACATAATACAAATCAATGGCATTCCCACGGTGGTAGGGGTGTTTACCACACAGCTCAACAG CATTCCTGGTTCTGCAGTCTGTGCGTTTAGCATGGATGACATTGAAAAAGTATTCAAAGGACGGtttaaagaacagaaaactcCAGATTCTGTTTGGACAGCGGTCCCTGAAGACAAAGTACCAAAGCCAAG GCCTGGCTGTTGTGCAAAGCATGGTCTTGCCGAAGCTTATAAAACCTCCATCGATTTCCCTGATGAAACCCTGTCATTCATCAAATCCCACCCCCTGATGGACTCAGCCGTCCCACCCATTGCTGACGAGCCCTGGTTCACAAAGACTCGGATCAG GTACAGACTGACAGCCATCGCTGTCGACCATTCTGCCGGACCCCACCAGAACTACACAGTCATCTTTGTTGGCTCAGAAGCTGGCGTGGTGCTTAAAGTTTTGGCGAAGACCAGCCCTTTCTCTTTGAATGACAGCGTATTACTGGAAGAGATTGAAGCGTACAACCATGCAAA GTGCAATGCTGAAAATGAGGAGGACAGAAAGGTCATCTCATTACAGTTGGATAAAGACCATCATGCTTTATATGTGGCATTCTCCAGCTGCGTCATCCGCATCCCCCTCAGTCGCTGTGAGCGTTATGGATCATGTAAAAA GTCTTGCATTGCATCTCGAGACCCATACTGTGGCTGGTTAAGCCAAGGGGCCTGTGGCCGAGTGAGCCCAGCGATGCT CGCTGGAGGATTTGAGCAAGACACAGAATATGGCAACACGGCCCATCTAGGGGACTGCCACG ACATGGAGGTATCTTCATCTTCTGTTACCGCAATGGCAAGTATCCCAGAAATTACACCTAAAGTGATTGATACCTGGAGACCTAAACTGACCAGCTCCCGGAAATTTGTAGTTCAAGATGACCCAAACACTTCTGATTTTACTGATCCTTTATCAG GTGTACGATGGGAAGTCCAGTCTGGAGAGTCCAACCAGATGGTCCACATGAATGTCCTCATCACCTGTGTCTTTGCAGCTTTTGTCTTGGGTGCGTTCATTGCAGGTGTGGCAGTCTACTGTTACCGTGACATGTTTGTTCGGAAAAACAGAAAGATCCATAAAGATGCAGAATCTGCCCAGTCATGCACAGACTCCAGTGGAAGTTTTGCCAAGCTGAATGGTCTCTTTGACAGCCCTGTCAAGGAATATCAACAAAATATCGATTCTCCCAAATTATATAGTAACCTGCTGACCAGTCGGAAAGAGCTGCCACCCAATGGAGATACAAAATCCATGGTCATGGACCATCGAGGCCAACCTCCTGAGTTGGCTGCTCTCCCCACTCCTGAGTCTACACCTGTGCTTCACCAGAAGACCCTGCAGGCCATGAAGAGCCACTCAGAAAAGGCCCATGGCCATGGAGCTTCCAGGAAAGAAACCCCCCAGTTTTTTCCTTCGAGTCCTCCACCCCATTCCCCACTAAGTCACGGGCATATCCCCAGTGCCATTGTTCTTCCTAATGCTACCCATGACTACAACACTTCTTTCTCAAACTCCAATGCTCACAAAGCTGAAAAGAAGCTTCAAAACATTGACCACCCTCTTACAAAGTCATCCAGTAAAAGAGATCACCGGCGTTCTGTGGATTCCAGAAATACTCTCAATGATCTCCTGAAGCATCTAAATGACCCAAATAGTAACCCCAAAGCCATCATGGGAGACATCCAGATGGCCCACCAGACCCTAATGCTGGATCCCGTGGGACCTATGTCTGAGGTCCCGCCCAAGGTCCCTAACCGCGAGGCATCTCTCTACTCTCCTCCCTCGACTCTTCCCAGAAATAGCCCAACCAAGCGAGTGGATGTTCCCACCACTCCTGGAGTTCCGATGACTTCTTTGGAAAGACAGAGGGGTTATCATAAAAATTCCTCCCAGAGGCACTCTATATCGGCTATGCCTAAAAACTTAAGTTCACCAAATGGTGTTTTGTTATCTAGACAGCCTAGTATGAACCGTGGAGGGTACATGCCCACGCCTGCAGGGGCAAAGGTGGATTATATTCAGGGAGCACCAGTGAGTGTTCACCTACAGCCTTCCCTCTCCAGACAGAGCAGCTACACCAGTAATGGCACCCTTCCCCGGACGGGACTAAAGAGGACACCGTCCTTAAAACCGGACGTGCCACCAAAGCCTTCATTTGTTCCTCAAACCACCTCCGTCAGACCACTGAACAAATACACTTACTAG